DNA from Chloroflexota bacterium:
CGGGGTCGGATGGCGGAGCAAAAGGCATGCGCCGCTGACCATTCGAACGAGACTCCAGGCGCTCGATTAGACGTTCGAGTTGTGGAATAGCATCAATAAAACCAACCTGGCCGATGAAATTGATCGCTTGTCGACGTAACGAAACAGAAATCCGCCGCTCCATCATAACTTCAACCAGCACCGAGCCCACATGCGAACACATATTAAAAAGAGCGGCAATCTGGGAATTCGCAGAAGCATCAAATTCGGCCACTTCTAATACAGCCAGAACCGTCCCACGCCCCATCACCGAACAATGCCCTTTGAGATGACCGCGCACGCTCTCTGGCGGTCGCTCTCCCATGATCGGGATCAACAAGTCGCCCAGCGCCTGGATAACACGTTTACGAAATTTTATATCTGGATCGATTAAACGCGTCGCCAGAACATAGGCCACCAATGGCGAAAAACGCGGCGCATCCAGTTCTAATAAACGATCCAAATTTCTATGCCGATCCGCAGCCCGCGGCGATGCGATCCCTTCTAGCGCCTGCCATACCGCCGGAAAAAGCTCGGTCATGCCACTGGCAATATTTTCATCTTCAAATAATGCAATTTGGGGAAGGAGAACTTCAGACATGCAAGCAGTATACCGCACAAGCTCAATCTGTTGTAGAGATTCATCCAGGAGGTCCGCCATGAAAAACGCGCTCATTATATTTTCGATTTTCGGGATTAGTTTGCTAATTGCGGCATGTCAACCAACTCCCGGCGTAGAGCCTACGCCCTACCCAACCTACACGCCCTATCCAACTTACACCCCGGCAGTGGAAAATCAAGCTGAGGAAACCGCGTTCATCTTTGCGCTCACGCGCGCGGTGTACCCTGACACCGATGAGATTGGCAACGCCTGCAGCGACGCCTTTGGTCCCGGCTGGCGCACCACAGATTGGAATGATCTGGCTGCCTATGTTAATAGCGGTTATTCACTTGAAACTCTCAGCGAGTCGCTGAATGGTCTCGAGCAGGCCTGGGTCACTTTCGATGGAGACGAGTGGTATTCACAGCAGCGGCGCTACTTCGCCGAGGTGCATAATCACGCGCTGCCCGATGGCTGGCTGGCACACGCCGAGTTGGACGATCATTATCTTGATTTAGGCTCCTGGTACGATATGGAAATCCCGGTGCTGTGCATTCAAAGTGATGAGGTTCCTTTGGGTGCAGAATCCACCTCGGAGGCAGATACCAGCCCCCAAACACCGGAATCACCCCCCACTTTCGCGCTGCGCTTCCATGCTAATTATCCTTGCGGTGAATGGCCGAATTACGCAGCCTTCGAAGTCGAAAGTACCTCCATCTGGATTTTGCAATCCGCCCATTTTGAGATATTCGACAACACGAACAATCAGTCGATCTATAACGGTAATAATGACCGCCCATTTCTAAAAGAGAACGAATGTCCGCCGGGGGATACGATCCTGCCGCCATTCAATACGCGCTATCTGGCTGCCAATCTCCAGGAACCTGAAGCGGGTACCAATTTTTCGGCAGCAATTACCCTATGCACCGAAGATAATATTCAGGGCGAATGCGTCACGGAAGTTATCGATTTTGTCTTTGAAGGCCAAGAAATTCCCTTTGCAGGCACCTGGAAAAATGAGCCCACCGGAATGACGCTCGAAATCAGCGAAACAGCTTTGGTAAAACGCTTCGCCTATCAAGGAGCCATGCGAGAGATTCACTACACGATCGTGTCTTATGATGCTGCTGAAGGCCATATCGATTTGCTGACAGAGCGAGTAATACAAGCCGGTGAAGAAGTTGAGTATGATTGGGCGCCCGCACAATATCTCTCGTACACCATTACAGATGATGTAATGAAAATGTTCATTGGGCCAAATCCGTATCCAGTTGCGGCCTCCGGAGTCAGCTATACACGGCAGGGCGCAGTCCCCCAGGAAGAAGCGCAACCCCCAGAAGACGAGCCATCGTTTGAAGCCGCCTTCGCGGGCACGCATCCTTGCGGCAATTGGCCCCACTATGCCGCGTTCCAGATTGAAAATACTTCATCACACACATTTGAATCCGTCTCGCTGATTATCAATGACATCACCAATGATACGCATATCTACGGGGGCAGCAACGATCGCGGTTTTGTCAATACTGCGGGCTGCCCACCCGGAGATTCGGCCTTACCGCCGAATAGCACCGCACAAGTCGCAGCCAATATCCGCGAGCCAGAATCNNNNNNNNNNNNNNNNNNNNNNNNNNNNNNNNNNNNNNNNNNNNNNNNNNNNNNNNNNNNNNNNNNNNNNNNNNNNNNNNNNNNNNNNNNNNNNNNNNNNCGCCTGGTGGTGCTTCGAGGACGGTGTTAATTGCCACGCGATTTCAATTGCCTTTGCGCGAATTCTGGCGCAAATCGAGTAATCCAGTAAGCTCTATTCCCCACTCCAGCGGTAACGCGACAAATCCACACGCCCGCGGGCGTCAAAAATCACCCCCTCCGCCTGGAGCAGTTCACGCTGAATTTGTGCGCCAGCCCGCGCACTCACCATCCCCTTTGCATTAATCACCCGTTGCCAGGGAATGTCTTCCGGGCAAGCCGCCATTGCCCCACCAACCCAGCGCGCCCCAAACGCCAGATAACTCTGTATATTCATCCCGTCAGGCGGATCGAGCATTTCGGCGATTTGTCCATAGGTCATCACCCGGCCCGCGGGTATTCGCCGGACCAGCGCCCAGACTTGCTGCTGGAATTTGGCTTTCGTTGCGGGATTCAAGTATTGCGCAGACATAAAATTTCCTGAGTACGATAAAAACGAGACTTTCCCAGAATTATACCTAATCTGTAATCGCTCCACAATTCAGACAAGAATGGTAAACTTCAATTCATGAATTTCTTCAGACGCACCTTCTTTAATTTTTGGTACTATCGCCAACCGCCCTGGGATACAAGCATTTCGCCTCCTGAGCTTCTGGCTTATATCCGCAAGCATCCCCCTG
Protein-coding regions in this window:
- a CDS encoding methyltransferase, coding for MSAQYLNPATKAKFQQQVWALVRRIPAGRVMTYGQIAEMLDPPDGMNIQSYLAFGARWVGGAMAACPEDIPWQRVINAKGMVSARAGAQIQRELLQAEGVIFDARGRVDLSRYRWSGE